Within Cucumis melo cultivar AY chromosome 4, USDA_Cmelo_AY_1.0, whole genome shotgun sequence, the genomic segment TTCTAGTAAGCATAGCTAACTGAACTATGGATGTCAAGAAATGAACTGAGCTATGGGTGTCAAAAAATGAACTACATCTTTACCTTCTCTTTATGTGCACTCAATCTTTTTTAGATGAGTTTCCATGTTCACATGCTAAACATTAAATTTTTGTAAAACAATTTaggagaaaaaataataaactaaaaatACTCAATGAtgttggtagaaaaaaaaaatcaacaaactCTTCATGTTACAAATTTTTTATAGTTTCAAGTCTTTAAAGTTGCATTAATCAttaatctttaattaatttctataaaGTAAATGAAATTCCAACTTTTCacaatttttaagtttttttttttttaaatctgcATGATTCCAACGTTTTTCTTAATTTACATATTATTTAAGAGTAGGGGCAAGGAGGGAGTCTTCCATAATGGATTAcaatacaaaaaaagaaaaaaagtaaaattgaaAACATATAGGGTTTTTATTTACAACTAGTTCTTAACATGTGCCATGCATATGACATTTgtgtttcattttcattttattgctagcttattcttttttttcctaacaattttttttgttaagcatcttcattttcaattgATTAATTTTCCTCCCAATTGTTCTTTAAGATTAAACTCATAAATAGTTCTAAAATGTGATGATTGTTTGACAATTCTACTCTGCGtaattattagaaaaataaattaactatACTACGTCGCTTTACCATTCTAAATTCTAGAAACTTTTAAAGAAGAGAGTTGATGAGTGAATAGGAAAATACAAATTAAGAGAGGGTGAAAccttaagttttttttcttatgtaAGTACATAAtagatatttttatttcaattgatgagataatttttttttaaaaaaagaacaatatatattttttctatcACTAGAATCTTTTTCTATCGTTGTTTGTATTGGCGTTCGTATATGCCCTTATATGCTCTCATTTTTAGTGATGTTTATGGATTTATTGGATCAAACCCAATAACTTCTAGATTTGATCAACCTAGCCTAGCCTTTAGGTTGGTAGATCGATCGAACACTCAGCAACTAATGGAGATATTCTAAAGTGTATGTTTTATGTATCAACTTGAAACATcgatgaaatgaaaaaaaatttcaagagatatatttttaaaataaacacatctagaaaagcataaaaaaccaaaaaaaaaaaaagaataataaggAAATGAACtaagatattcctttttatttggAAGACCATCCAAATTGTGTGCAAACTCCAAGGTAAAAAGGGGGGTTTTATAGCCATCCATATTTAAGAATTTCTAAAGGTTCATTCATTGTATTTTGGGTaagaattaataattaaatgaatTATTAGTTATTTCCAATTAGAAGATGACTTCTGAATTTCCTTAGCTATAAAATTGTTTATTAATTACAACTTTTCGTTTTCTTGAGCTATTAGAAGTTGGAAAGATTTTCGGTTTTTTTAGCTATTAGTTATTCATAAGTTACAATTAAATTGCCTAATCAATTCATAAAATAACCTCATTTCTTCATCTATTAGAAGTTACTTATAAAGAAAGGTCaaaaatgggaaaaaaaatTCTCCTCATTcaagcttttatatatactatagatataGATAATAGAAGATGGATTAGATATTTTCTCCAAAagaatatatatgtatgtatgtgttattttatatttaagaaaTTAGAACTTACAAATCTTACGCTCATGATATCATTTTTATGGGGTAAAGGAAAAGACACTGCCAAATGTTAATTTTCCACCCAATTACCTGATATCCCAAGTGAAATCATGTGCAACATTCTCATTGAACACCAAGAAATATTACGAGGAAGCTCAGTTATTCTTGATCTAAACTATAGTTCCTTCCGACTTTAGTTAACCACCTGCATTCATCGACATGCCTTCAGGATCTCTACACTTCCTCAATGCTGCTCGAATCTCTTTCAACATTAAACTTATATTGATACCTTTCCTGCAAATGAAAATGTCACTTTTTCAGGACAGAACGAGGGCAACAGAGAAGAATGAAGATGTTGCAAAAATAATCAACACTCCGAAGTCCTACTTATAACCTAATGTTTTATGATAGGTAAGAATGGCATGAGACCGAACATGACGTTTTAGCAGTTAGTTTGAGTTTCAACCATTGTACTTAGTAGTGAATACTTAGAACACGGATTCAATCACAATCCTATTTAAGTCTTTTCCTAAGAACTCCAGAAAGAAGAGAATTTGTAATGGGTTGAAAAGCAAACCCATGAGCCCAGGAAAACATAACTCCTCTAAATCATTCATCAGGTGCAGTCCACATTTGTTCTAAAGATGGGTTGTCATTATACCATATCTGAAACATCGTTTCTTGTACATGTCTcaaagcactcatggtatctAAAATTGTGCTGCGCTAAAAACATATACACACCCAAGTTGAGATGTGAAGCATGACAATGCCCAAACAAACGTGTTTAGGGTTTAAGAGGTGATAACTAATTGGTCAAAAGGCAAAATGAACAAGAACTCAAACAGCATGGTGAACATGAATACAGAATTTTAAGGTGTTAATCAGTCGTTGAGGGAGAGTTTTGCAGATCCTGCTTGTTGGAAGAATGGCATTAGAAGAATCCAAAAGCATAAAGAAAATGTATTGACACAAAGGAATGATGTGATCATGTCTAAAGACTAAATAAGTTGAGTTGAACTTACAGAACACTAACGCCTACGACTGAAAGAGGACGAGGATAGTCTTCAATCTCTTTATCCTTTTCATCAGCAACTGGAATTTCCGAAGACGAAACAGTTGCAAGATCGTCTTCTAGAACTGATGATTGTACACTGTTTTCAGATCCCATTTGCTCAGGATAACGATCGTCAGTTCCAATTCTCAAGATTTCTTCAGTTACGGATGGAAGCCTATTTTTGGCCTGAAATGGTTAATTAAACATTTATAGCGTGGCTTAAAAGTTAACTGAAATAATAACTGTAGTAACCATCCAACATCCAACTTTCCAAGTACAAGTGATAGAAGATTATAGAAAGCACAAACCTCAGGAAGGTCAATCTTATTTAGCACCACAACATATGGTCTTCCAAGGTAATTAGGATTGTACATCCGCAATTCCTATAGAATATTTACTTACACTTCATCAAAGAAATCCATGAATAATAAATCTTATTCAATAATGCGGCCTTGCCATCATATGATTAACCAACCAACGTTGGTCGATAACAATAAGACAATATACAACAAGACATTACAACCTTGAGAAGACTGAGGAATGAACCAAAAAGCATCATTAACACAGGCAGCAGGGCAATTTTGAATAACAAAACAAAGATGAAAACTTACTTCTCTCACAGTCCTATAATCATCGACAGGGTTCTCTGCAGCTGCATCGACAACATGAACCAACAGCCGGGTCCTTCTCAGATGTCTCAGGAAGTTGCGACCAAGGCCCTAAGAATTTGATAGGTTGGAAATTTGAAGCTTCCAAACAAACTttgtttgagaaaaaaaaaatacaaaataaaccATTGCAATACCTTACCCAAATGAGCACCTTCTATAAGACCAGGTAAATCAGCTAAAGTAGCTTCAGATTGATACATTCCTGCTCCTAAACTGGGATCGCCATCAAGGCGTCCAAGGTTTGGAATTAAAGTAGTGAAAGGATAGTCTGCAATATCAGGTTTTGCAAGCGTAATGGCTGCAAGAAGTGTTGATTTTCCAGCATTGGGAAGTCCCTACAACAAACAAAAGCGGAATAAACATCTGTtgttaaatagaaaaaaattgtaacAAGTAGTTCAAACTCATGACTCAGAGCCTCACAAATGGTTTGACGAACCACCCTTTCATTTCTGAAATGTAGCCCTTGAAGATAAAGGGTAAGAGTTGTATTGTATTTACAAGTGAAATTACAGAGATATGTACCCTGCAGAAAGATAGAAAATAGGAATAAATGAACTGGATGTACTCACCACCAGTCCAACATCGGCAACTACTCGAAGAATCAACTCCAAACTGACCTCTTCCCCAGGCTGACCAAAAACCAGAacctaaaaataaattatttccGGTTAATAAGTGAACAAAGATTTAGACAGCACAGCAATTTAAGAAAAACATCAAAGCTATGCAGAGACAGTTTTCTTTTGGAAGAATCGTTGCATTTTAACTAATTCTCGTGTGAATTTTTCGTTTCTTTATCAAGGTAGGGAACTTGTTAATATCTCACATGAAttaatacaaatatataaacGTTCACAATCTTAACCTTATCACTTTCATCTCTCATCACATTGGAGGTCAGGGACATCATCTTTTTCCTTCTGTTCTCCGGTGTATCAATCAAGCTTATCTGTACAAAAGTTAAATAAAATTGAGAATGTctgtaaataataataataatttattcttGAGTTATCAGACTTCAAGAGTCTTACAGATACATGTCCCATTCAAGGAATTTTCAATAACATAAAAATATAGAATGTCTTCAAATACAGGAAGATAATCAACCATTGTTAGAAAGATTTGGTCTTTGAAGCTCACCCTGTTATAAATTTGGTCCCTGAAGTTCAAAAAGTTCTATTTAATCTCTTGAAATTCCAGAATGCCATGACATATTTTTCAACTCATATTTAATCACAATGACTACATTAAAGTTTCTTAAAACTTGAGGGAGTGAAATAACGTTCTTAAAGTTTAAGAACCAAATTAAAACTATGGAAACATTTAATAAACCAAAACTATATTAaaagtttatttaaaaaaat encodes:
- the LOC103503905 gene encoding probable GTP-binding protein OBGC2 isoform X1; this encodes MILQKISSPYCELFPFFGIMVSILSLPSSSSYVVHDRSFSFSFFPKRCYRNRGFTGNSSYCSIKCKLARVVDSSANPATLTKEAHKYFDQAIITVRSGDGGHGTVLSMPSQQTSKSQGRNGKEKEKAKKKSLYKRDFDGSLILPMGGRGGDVVIYADEGKDSLLEFHTKSRYNAKRGGNVDAMGVLTSQLHNGFAAPTLRIPVPIGTVVKRKRGKLLADLVHPGDEILVARGGQGGISLIDTPENRRKKMMSLTSNVMRDESDKVLVFGQPGEEVSLELILRVVADVGLVGLPNAGKSTLLAAITLAKPDIADYPFTTLIPNLGRLDGDPSLGAGMYQSEATLADLPGLIEGAHLGKGLGRNFLRHLRRTRLLVHVVDAAAENPVDDYRTVREELRMYNPNYLGRPYVVVLNKIDLPEAKNRLPSVTEEILRIGTDDRYPEQMGSENSVQSSVLEDDLATVSSSEIPVADEKDKEIEDYPRPLSVVGVSVLKGINISLMLKEIRAALRKCRDPEGMSMNAGG
- the LOC103503905 gene encoding probable GTP-binding protein OBGC2 isoform X2, whose protein sequence is MILQKISSPYCELFPFFGIMVSILSLPSSSSYVVHDRSFSFSFFPKRCYRNRGFTGNSSYCSIKCKLARVVDSSANPATLTKEAHKYFDQAIITVRSGDGGHGTVLSMPSQQTSKSQGRNGKEKEKAKKKSLYKRDFDGSLILPMGGRGGDVVIYADEGKDSLLEFHTKSRYNAKRGGNVDAMGVLTSQLHNGFAAPTLRIPVPIGTVVKRKRGKLLADLVHPGDEILVARGGQGGISLIDTPENRRKKMMSLTSNVMRDESDKVLVFGQPGEEVSLELILRVVADVGLVGLPNAGKSTLLAAITLAKPDIADYPFTTLIPNLGRLDGDPSLGAGMYQSEATLADLPGLIEGAHLGKGLGRNFLRHLRRTRLLVHVVDAAAENPVDDYRTVREAKNRLPSVTEEILRIGTDDRYPEQMGSENSVQSSVLEDDLATVSSSEIPVADEKDKEIEDYPRPLSVVGVSVLKGINISLMLKEIRAALRKCRDPEGMSMNAGG